The Dromaius novaehollandiae isolate bDroNov1 chromosome 9, bDroNov1.hap1, whole genome shotgun sequence nucleotide sequence TGTTGTGTTCTGTGACAACCATAAAGAGCTTCTCAGTTAAGCAGCCAGACTTTAAAAGGCGTCATATATATTGGAGTCCTGTCTTTGGGAGTTGAGAGGCAAGAACCAGAACGCTGTGGGATACAGTTCTGAAGATAAGTAGAAGGAAGTAATTAGGCTTATTCTAATGTTGTTAGAAAGTAAGAACTGCTGGATTTGGTCCATATAGCACAATATATTCTCTCTCTGTCCAGGAGCAGATATTTGAGGTAAGGGAATGAAACCTAGGCATATACAGAGCAATGTATAGACTCAACGACTCATTATGGCATATTGTTTTCACAGTGTATTTCAGCATTCACAGATTATGTAAACAGAACTACCACTGAagcaagtaaaaaagaaaatttcctatGCCCTGGTTAAAATGGTAACTTAAATTTGTTGTCTTCATTCATGTAAACTGGTGGACATTTGGTGAGCAAAGAAGGTAAGATGCTAAGTTATTTTGCAAATATGGTTTTAGGATTTACAGGCAATTTGGGCAGATGGTTTTGAAAATTGGATTCACTATGTTTAATCTCACTGCTTTGTACATTTTTTAGTGTAGTAATTGCTTTTTTTATCTGCAATAAATGAACAATAGTATAATTTTTCACTATAACATGAAAAGTTCTCAGCTAATATTGGTTTGGGGAGTAAATATGCTTCCAGTGTTTTTattgtttaatttttatattcaaatttTCAGGAAACAATGCCTGCTTCTTGTGTTGTGCTACTTTTCCTTATAACCTGATTATTAGAGAGGCTGATGAGAATACTCTTCAGactctttgttctgctttttacttttcctttgcatcattgcATTGTAAATTAGGTATTTCTTACTGAACGCTACAATATTGCTTttgaaaagttttgattttttccgATTACAAAATAATATTCTACTGAAAAGACTGCGTGTTTCTAGTTTTCTGGAGATACTGGAGAACCTGTTGCTAGACTATTAGTATAGGTTTCTGGAGACAGAGATTCAGTTTCCTGCTATATTATGTATTTCCCGTGTATATTTTGACAAGACATGTTACTTTTGTTTTTGGTTTCCCCGTTTGTAATGTGAGAATAAATCCATTTCCTGATCTGAGGGTGTTAAGAGGATTTAATAGATTAAAGACTGTGGGAAGCTCAGATATCCTGATAGTGGGGGCCATACATATACCAAGAAGATAGCATTATATCTCCCAGCTATAAATGTCCTCTGTTCAAATGTATACAAACATAAAATACAAGATGATATTTGTGGCCCTTGCAGTGGAACACCTGACTTCAAATCTTTGTGTCCAACATTTTATAAAAGTGTTTTTCTCAAGTTGTAGCACTGAGAAATTTAGAAACAGATTAATATTTTTAGTTCTGCCTCCATGACACAGTGAACGAGATTATAATGTCAGGACGTTACCTGCTGAGAAAGGTAAGAATGCTTCTTTGTTTACAAAGTTGCCATCTAAATCAAGGAAATGATCTGGATTGAACTTCCAAGGGGTCTCCCAGTGCTCAGAGTCATACACAACAGAGTGCAAATTCGGTAGTACAAGTGTGCCCtgcaaaaagaagcagaaattatATTTTCCGTGTGTGATTGAATCCTTGTTGGCCTTTCCTTCTCTGTAGTAGATAATATGCCATCCTGTGTCCGGAGCCCAGTGTTTGGATTCTGCTTTGACTTTTCCTATAGCCTGTACATCCAGGCATAACGAGCCATTGTATCTTCTGTTTCTTGTAATGTATTATGTTTGGCTTTGTCTATACGTTACCTCATGTCAGGGCTACTTAAGTCCCTTCCTTTCCAAGCCAGATTGCAGCTTGGATCATTTTAGATACTCATCAGACTAATCATAccaggttcctttttttttttgtacttctcGCTGTCTCTTTCAGTTCCACCACATCAAATTCATGCTAACTGTCTTTAGGATACTTGCATCATCTCATTGTGTCTCTTGGATCTGTGTCAGTGTATTGAGCTGTCATTATCTTAAGTGCGTGGTTTTAcatttttggggttttttagggATGATCATTGGTAGCTCCAGGTGATGTGTAACTGTTAACTAGCTTGAAATTCATTAAACCCCTTGTCTTCATTGCTCCTTAAAACACATCCTCTGCTTTTATATCCAAACATCAACCCTATTTGGCTACTAGGAAAGGAGACTGCAGTTTTTGTGTTCATTGTTTGCTACTTGTGCCATTAGCCTTCCCCCAAACTTACTTTTGCCTGTCATTTGTAGACTTATCCTTCGTTCAGGGCAGTCAGCTTTGTTTCCTGTCTGTGACGTGCTACCACATGCTTCCAAAGCCAAGTTAGGAATTGCAGGTGATAATGCGATATAAATACTAAATATTAATAAGTGAAAGCTGTAAGAAACATGAATATGCACTCTGTACCTTTTTAATGTGAAAGCCCAGCAAAGTTGTATTTCTCACACATTGTCGAGGGACCCCAACAGAAGTAATGTTGCTGTACCGCAAAGTTTCATGAATTACAGCGTTTGTGTATGGCAGTTTTTTACGGTCTTCGTAGCTGATTAGTTGGGAGGGTTCCAGAACAGCTTCTATCTCTCTTTGAACCCTTTCTGCAgaggaatgaaaatattttaccttcCTTTGTTCCCAGCAGTTTTTCAGATGTGATCCAtgattggggaaaaaagaaattgcgTTGCCATAAAATGCCTTGGCATGTGGTTTGACTGCTGTGTCGCTTTCAGTTCAAGGAAGGGCACATACCCAGAGCACAAGATGATCTCTGACTTAAGGCACATCCCACTTGGTGATGAATGTGTTTCCAAAAACAGATTAAACTTTGAAATGACAGATGTCATTCCTCTTTATAAATACATATCAGACTAGGTGCTTTTTTAAAGTTTGTCCACCTTGAAGGTTAGGAAGGGTCTTGGTTACATATGAAATTATGTCTTTAGCTTGCTATTCTGCCTTTGTTTTATCTCACTAGAAGGGGATGGTAGCGGCCTCTGTAAACTTCTGCTTGCATTGCTTCTTAGAGAGCTGGTGGGGAAAATTCATGTTTGTTTCATTGGATAAACTTAGATCTTTAATTTCTTAGATCTCAATTATTGACATAGCACCATTTGTATTATGCATTATTAACAGTTAATTTTGATGTATTTCTAAATGGCTGAACTAATACTTACACTGTAATGATGTTCGTTATGATGTAATGTTGAATGCAGTTCTCTGACAATGTGTTTTGCTCACCTTGTATTTCTGGGTATTTTACCATATAGAGCAGTGCCCAGAGAAGGGTGGTACTTGTTGTTTCTGTCCCTCCCAGCAAAAGATCAACCACAGTCTGAACCATATTGTCTGTATTAAATGTAGAGGTAGGGTCATCTTTGGTCTGTAGGGAATATTCACAAGAAGTGGATGATTTTAGACATACTACTGGTCATGTAGAAATTGGCATCGCTTGATGAAAACAGTGAGCAGCCCACCAAAACATCTTCTGTGCCAAACGAATGAAGTATGCATGTAAAAATTCTATAGCAGTATTTGAACAGCAACTATTTGTAGTAGACACTAAAGCCAAGGAGGGGTTGGTGTGATAAACAGATACTTACTTTTGCTATTTGAGCTAGGTAGAAGTCAATGAGATCCTGTGGATCACCTGCATTCTCTCTCTCATGAATCTGGACCTCATTCATAACTAAATTGTGCATGAAAAGATTGTACGCAAACACTTCCTGATGAGGTCCTGGGAAATGATGCATAAGCCATGGAAAAGCATCATACATCTGTGAttttgaacagaaagaaaaaaacatgagctCTTTTAAACTGAGAATGCAGTTCTGATTTCCTGATAATTGTGTGGAATCACTGCAGTGCATGGGCTTCTAATTAGGATAAGAGGCAAAAGATACAAGTTGGAGCATGGGAAGTGCTAAGTAGATGAAAgggcttttatttgtttgtttatttaaccATGAGAGTGGTCGTgtactggaacagattgcccagagaggctgtgtggAATTTCCATCCATGGAGGTTTTCAACACCTGACTAAAAAAGTCCTTGAGCAACCCGACCTAGTTGGACTTGCTTTGAGCAGGTTGTTGGACTGGATGATCctcagaggtgccttccaacctaaattcTTCTATGTTTTAATGGAGATTATGAAACCTTTACATTGCCCTGTAAATAAACTGGCATTGAAAAAAACTTGTTTAGATTTATTAATGACCTGTTGAAAATATTCACTAGTCTAATTTGTAATGATTATGTTTAGGGTCAATATCCAATCGCCAAACTTTTTTATCTGTAATGAAGAGATTGGAGACTGAATAGTTGTATGGAAGCTGACTTGACCACGCAATCTTAGAAGGGTTTCCTCCAAGAGAGACTGGCAGGTGTATTTCTTAgggaaaagcatttcttttcatttgtttgtattgtgtatgttttttttgtGGATAGACTTCAGTCTGTAGGACTATTGACAAAACTGTTGCTTTATTTATGCTGGTGATGAGGAATCTATTGGCCAGCAAAAACCACGTAACTTCTCCTTCTCCATCATGACTGAAGTGTCAACACCATGTGATGAGTGGATATCAGGTCACAGGAGAGCAGGGAAAtgattatattttacttttttgatgAATATCTAATAGTGCAACAGGGGTTTCTGAGAAAGGGTGGTCAGAGTAATCATGAGCAAAATCTGGCTCACAAGCAGGAGGCTTTCCCAACTTTGatttttacttgatttttaaGGCATCTCTTTATGGGAATGTTGGAGAGCCTGTTACAGTTGAAACATGCTAACATCCCATATCAGCACGAGCTAAGCGATAGTTAAGCTTTAAAGAACTTCAAAATATTCTTCTGTCATGATAAAATTTTGTGACCTGTGTCTTAGAGAAGTTCAGATTACCTCAGGTCTTGGTGGTAGCATGAAGTGCATTAGAAATAAGATCCCTTCTCAAAAGGATAGGACTTGGAAGGCGTAGTTCTTATTAACTGAACTTTTATATTCTGATGTCtaaatgaaaattattaaaatttactttaattGAGGGTTTAAGAATCTTATGTGCACAATACACTGCAAATGGTTCTTGATTTGAAATACACTGTATATTTTCGAACTCTGCTGAAAACAATAATGATTTAGAATTTGAATTTTAGGACCCATGGGTTACTGACATAAAGAAGGAATATGAGGAAGTCATGAGAGATAGGGGGGTAGATATTAATTTATTGCCACACAGTATTTTGTGGAGCAATGATATGGAAAGGTTTGGGAATAATAGTCACTGGCATTGAATTCATTTGTTTTAACTTGTGAAACACAGATTTACTTTGAAGGAATAAGAACAAGAAAACCAAATTCTTACCCTTCCCCAGATAGTAGCTTGAAAGTAGATCACAAAATGAACAGCTTTGATAAGCTTGCTGAAAGATTCGTCCTCACTGGAGAAGCGATGACCAAAAACAACAGCACAGATTACGTTTGCAATGGCATGGACAATGAAAGTATGGGGGTTGAAAGGTTTGCCTGCGAATATAACAAGCACTAGTGAATATCTCTGAATAGAGCgcagtgagaaaaatgaaagaagaggaagaattttTTTGCACTAACAGTGACAGAAGTTCAGAGAATAGAAGCTCACACTACTTCTAGATAAATTTCACACAAGCGAACTCTGGTTTAATAGAAATTAAGTGGAAGGATTATAAATGCAgtgaatctgtattttaaatctgcttttaacTCTTGTAAGATACAGTGAATGTTGGTTTTGAGAAGAGAACTGTTAGGTCTTTTTTTACCCTCTGTCTGACCTGTGGTCTGGGTTGTGTGAAAGCACAAGCAATGGACTGGAACATATGTTCTCAAATCCGAAGGCAGATACTTACAGTTGAACATTAAGCTGTACAAACCTAATCTTTTTTCACAGACTGCAAATGCAAAACTTGCATAATGCTTATTTTAGAGGGTGGAAAACAGCTTCTATGAAAAAGGGTTAAAGCAGCAGTTGTTTACATGCGGAGTTATATAGACATAAAACAATACATGTCTGTATTCATATTTCTAAACATTCTTCACATTTAAGAtgtaatttttccattttataaatTCCTACCTTCAATTTAAATTGGTGGAACTTATACAAATCTGTATTGAACACAATAGTGTTTAGGTTTCAAAGTCAAGTACTTAGAAGCTGGAGAAATCCAGAATCAGAGTCATTCCTGTACTGATTTTATTCTCTTCTGTATTCAATCTGAGTGTACCAATGAATGCTATGTAAAgtatcctgtggaaaaaaaactgtCTGAGTAGATAGTTAAAAAGTAGTGTGCTACGTCTGGACTACAAATAGGAATTAGTAACTTCCTAACTTTTGAGTACTTGGTTCTGCAGCCCGAATAACGTCTATCCTGTTTAGTTTGTTTCTTTGAAGCTCTGTTTCATGCAGCAATCCTCTCAACCGCCCTCGTCCTGTCTTCTAGGAAGTGCTGAATTATAAAACCCTGGCTGCACAGCAGACTGCTCCTGTACGAGTGACAGGGCCAATTATTAGAGCTGACAGCAGGCGGGATGGACAATGGGTTTTATATGCTGTTGCTGAAACTAGCCTAAAAtccacattttctttctgttgtggtggtgtctgaactgttGAGTTTTAGCTGGCTCTGCATAATGCATCTTATTGACCTTTGTCTTTTCTGCTAAGGTTTGTCCTTTCTTGGCTTAGGACTTTGTTTCTAGGGATTGTGGTGTTACATGTAATGgatgtttttccctttttattttctaggtGGTATTTTGGTGGATAGTAGATTTAACTTACTGCATATGACAGGCTGTTCTCTGAATTGTCTTAAATGTCCCTATACTTATTGTATTCTTCTGGAATATTTGAGATTATGTGATTCAATTCTTTGAGGTGAAGCTGTTGTTTCTTTGTAAAACTTCATGGTCCGTATCATAAGTGGTTTCATCTTTTTACCTAGAGCATGGAATAGAAATGGTTTAGTTTTATAAGATAGAGTGGTGGATGTTTTGCATAAAAcaagggggatttttttttttttttaagcttgtattTCTAAGAAAATGTGATTATGCTGTCTGTTCATCTGGCATTCCTTTTCCTGGTCTTTAGAAACATTTGAATTGGTTGCCCAGTTTCAACCAGATCTGACAGAGGAGTGAAAAGGTCTCAGAAATACAAAGCTCTCTCACAGGTTTTGTGAAGACTGGCAGCTGTAAATTGAAGCCCAAACACATGCTGCCACAGAGAAAAAGGCCGTTAAAACCCTCTTATCTGTTTCAAGAGGTAGCAAGCAGCTAAGTTAGTTTAACAGCCAGGGTATGAGTTGCCATTTTTATAGCTAAGCAGATGGGTTTAGGAAAGTGAACTGTGGGTTATTGCAAGAGTTATGTGGAAGACATAATCTTCCATATAAATCCATGGAAAACTAGAAACCTACAGAAAAGCTTGTTTTGTGTTTGGGTAGCATGAATAGTCTGGTGAGGTGAAACTGGTCTCTGTGTAGCTCAGTGAACATTATCTGGAAAAACAGAATAGCTAATTTCTCCTGTTGGTGAAGAGAGGGAACTATGTAACTGGGTGTAGAATATAAACTGATTGCAAGACGAAATGAAGCAGCAAACAGGGTCATTTTGGATAGCGTTTAGATGGGGaatgttatttctatttttaggTGTGGTACTTAGTACCATATAGTAGATGTGGATAATGAAATAGAAACATGTAACCCGTTTTTGATGTGCTATGTTTTCTTTGTGtcaaaagaaagcagagatttcCAGTGCAAAGCATGCAGGCTAATGGTCAGACTGAAAGGGGAGGTATGTGGTTTGAAAGGATCTAATacctctgaaaaatgaaaacttctggACTACTGAATTTGGAGGCAATCCGCAGATGCCATGAGAGGAAGAACTGGCAACAAAGGGTTGTGAAGAGGTAAGGAATCAATGATCTGGATTTTTGTGACCAAATGGGAAATAAAGCCAGGAAATATTTGGTCTAGATGAAAacatcaaatattttttcagtgagCTAACTGTagaagagaaggaacagaaaagaaaactgagggGGAGGTATCTGATGACTTTCCTTGCTTTATGAAGCAAGTTGTAATACCAAGAGAGTTTCGTTTCTTCAAGTGACTTAAAAACGCATACAATTCTCATTGCAACTTTATAATAAGAAAAACAGACACAGAGCCAAGGGATAAGAGCGTAGTCCTCTGCCTGGAATGAAAATGAGTTTTAATCAGAAGGCTGTAAAGATGTATGATTTTGGTTGAGAGGTGGCTGCCTATAATGGTGTGCACTGGAGCCAAAAGTTTGATCGCACACAGGGACTATGCAAGTTGAAAATGATTTTAGAGAATTTTAGAAGGCAATTGCAAAAGAAGGAAGTTTGTGTGGTCAGTGTTCTTGGTCAAGGAAGAATAAAAGGCAGAGAATAATAAAGATGAACCATTGGCCTCGCAAGCAGTGAGAAACCGAATGTAACCTTTGTCCAAGTGAAAAATGGGAATACAAAAACCAAAAGACTGTAGTCAGTAAGAATAAAGTTGGAAGCTAACTGGAATATATAGGCAAGAGAGGAGAATAGCTGAATTGAAAAAGTAAGGTTAGAGAGTGAATGAAATGTTAATTTGGCACATTCCAAATAAATTGAATGCATGATAAAGAGTAGGAAGGAAATTTTTGCAGTTTTATAGAGGAGTCTGAGTAACAGAGCTATTGGGGAAATCTAATTAGCAGTTAGTCTTAAGCTATCAGTGATGTTATGACTTgaagctggtttaaaaaaaagcttttatccCCCCACAGCTAGTAATAAAACATGagtaaatcctttaaaaaaaaatacaggtagaGTATGTATTTGCTACTGTTATAAGGCAAAAGTATTCCATCCTGCACAGTGAAACACTTGTAGATCTCTTCAGGACAAGTATAGATGAATTAATCAAGGATTGAGGGTAGATGGTGGTTCCCATCTTGGTTCAGTGGCAAGATGAAGACAGcaatgagaaataaagaaaaatacttattGTATGGAGCAGGGGAAAGGATCAAATAATATCGATATAAACAGGTTACTAAATTTGGAAAGCCAGTGCtaaaaaatgtaaggaaaagcaCTTTGCTAGGAAGCACAAGGACCTAAAAGCTATATTTGAAACAAGATTCCAGTAATCATAGAGGCCTTCTATATTTAGAAATGTAATGTATTAGGAGGATATACCTTTGCTGCCATTAGTAGCACAGGAGGCTCTATCCTATAGCTGTTCAGAAAGGCCCAACTAACTTGCTGGTGCAGCACCTTCATCATTTAGTCATAGCTGTTTGCTTACCAACATTAACCAGgtgtaaatattttgaaatcaatGGGTATGTTGCACCAGGTGGTCCTGAAAGAGCCCACTGAATTTTGTCTCACTTAAAATTTATTAAATCCTGGAGCAGGCAAGAAATTTAAACAATTGGAGAAATACTAATCCTATGCCAAAATGTTACAAGGGAAGATGGGAAGATGTGGATAAATAAAGACTGGCTAACCCAAAGTGAACGTGGGCAAAATTGTGGACAAAGCTGAGACGCTTAACTGATAATTAAAGCATGAAGATATAATTAGTGCCCGTCAACAAAActatcttgatttttatttttcatgagaTAATGAGTTTTGAGGTGTACAAAACCATTTCaatgaaacatgtttttaaatggGTAGGAACTAATTTCCTGACACTCATCATTGCCAGTTTTTGAAGTCTTATCGGTTGAGGACACTTCTACCAGGGCTCCACAGGATTCTTTTCAAAGCCTAACATTTTTAAGGATTTATATTACTAATCTAGcaataatggaaaaagaaaatggagaggtAACTTTGATCACTTGAACAGCTACTTTTATGTAGCTACCATATGTCTTTATGTAAAGAAAATACTGACTCTTAAAGTATCACTTAATCTAACAGAGAAAGGCATAACAAGAACAAATGAACAGAGGCTAAGGACAACTGTTGAACTGTACTACTAAGGAAAGTGGTGTATTATGTATCTCCTTGACTTCAGTCCAACCCTTGTACTCCTTCTTGCAAATACAATTACTTGGTTTAAAACTGGGGAAAGATTGCCTGGAAGGTAAAGAGTTGGGCTGTACAGGCACTCTGACTAGATGGCTTGTTGGTTTCTTGCATCTTAAAGTTTTATGAATATGTTGCTCTCAGAAGAGAGCTTGTTTTGCTGTAACTAGAGCagggagagtgagagagagaccTTAGGCAACTTCTGTGCATTTTCTCATCAGTATGGAACATGATGTGGATGAGGGATTTGGCTGTTCAGGATATTTATATTTAGTTGCTTTACTTTGGCATCTTGCTAAAATCTTACTGGTTTCCGTTTCATCCAGATCTCAAAAGAAGTTTTAGACAACTGAATGATA carries:
- the LOC112980145 gene encoding cytochrome P450 2J2-like — protein: MLGIIEVFIALVASLLILQFLKLQWIRSQLPPGPIPLPIIGNLWLLDFELRRETLAKLTNIYGNIYTVWLGQSPVVILNGYKAVKDGIVTHSEELSGRPLTPFYTDMMGEKGIFLTSGHTWKQQRRFGMTIIRSLGLGKNNLEHQIQMEACHLVDIFANTKGKPFNPHTFIVHAIANVICAVVFGHRFSSEDESFSKLIKAVHFVIYFQATIWGRMYDAFPWLMHHFPGPHQEVFAYNLFMHNLVMNEVQIHERENAGDPQDLIDFYLAQIAKTKDDPTSTFNTDNMVQTVVDLLLGGTETTSTTLLWALLYMVKYPEIQERVQREIEAVLEPSQLISYEDRKKLPYTNAVIHETLRYSNITSVGVPRQCVRNTTLLGFHIKKGTLVLPNLHSVVYDSEHWETPWKFNPDHFLDLDGNFVNKEAFLPFSAGQRVCLGEQMARVELFIIFTSLLRAFTFQIPEGVKEINLEYILGAILQPHPYKLCAIPR